From the genome of Perca flavescens isolate YP-PL-M2 chromosome 12, PFLA_1.0, whole genome shotgun sequence, one region includes:
- the LOC114565212 gene encoding uncharacterized protein LOC114565212, producing the protein MAASLAQGGPAPNFMMLWCYKFLCTGSLDLHKNDVGDEEYKDLLSRVDEATEITIDGLSEEILHCGYTGLITLGKKDKIIRAIVLHANLRLLPILQQIRDGLKLYGLGNIMAKYPDICQPLFVPGVEMTADVIVSVCQAEFSEKGSNKEQMEMTLMNHLQDFLQELEQNKTESGMETVAPLSLSPKTFLQWVTGQGYVPVLQEEKRRFKVNVKFNHHCQLPTQDMLSICGSLQ; encoded by the exons ATGGCTGCCAGCTTGGCCCAAGGAGGACCAGCTCCAAATTTTATGATGCTCTGGTGCTACAAGTTCCTCTGCACTGGGTCCCTGGACTTGCACAAAAATGATGTGGGAGATGAGGAGTATAAGGATCTTTTATCAAGA GTAGATGAGGCCACAGAGATAACAATTGATGGACTCTCAGAGGAGATCCTCCACTGTGGGTACACAGGACTAATCACCTTAGGGAAAAAGGACAAAATAATCCG TGCTATTGTCCTGCATGCAAACCTCAGGCTGCTCCCGATTCTGCAGCAGATAAGGGATGGCTTGAAGCTCTATGGCTTGGGTAATATCATGGCCAAATACCCTGATATCTGTCAGCCGTTGTTTGTACCAGGGGTAGAAATGACA GCTGATGTCATTGTCTCTGTGTGCCAAGCAGAATTCAGTGAGAAAGGATCAAACAAGGAACAGATGGAGATGACTTTAATGAATCATCTGCAGGATTTTCTCCAGGAACTGGAGCAAA ACAAAACCGAATCAGGGATGGAGACAGTTGCACCTCTGTCATTGTCTCCAAAAACATTTCTTCAGTGGGTAACCGGGCAAGGCTATGTTCCTGTCCTGCAGGAAGAGAAGAGACGTTTTAAGGTTAACGTCAAGTTCAACCACCACTGCCAGTTGCCAACACAGGATATGCTATCCATCTGTGGCAGCTTGCAGTAG